DNA from Triticum aestivum cultivar Chinese Spring chromosome 7D, IWGSC CS RefSeq v2.1, whole genome shotgun sequence:
ATTTCATTAAAGTCCCCCAAAATTACCCAGGGGTGATTCCCCTTACTATGTAGATTGTGTATGTCGTCCCAAGATAAGGTGCGCTCGTTCCAATTCGGGAGATAAACAAGACTTCTGTTTATGAGAAATGTTAAAAATCTGATGTTTGTTGGGCAAGCATGTAAAATCAAACTTTTTTATGGCAAATTATGTTATCGTGAGGATGATAATTTTCTTGGCAAGCACGACAAATCCTGGTAGAAAAAAAACCTAATGTGCAAAGAATCATACTTGCTAAAGCAAATTCCCATCCTCACATTAACATAATTCGTCATCTAAAACTCTCTTTGGATGATACTACACACACACTTCGTCCCAACCGTTCGAGAGACAAAAAAGGGCGACCCAGGCGACGACAGTTTCCCCTTGCAAAATGCCGGTGAAGCCAAAGCCATGGCCTCCGCCCTCTCTGTCCACTGCTTCGACGGCGGATGGAGGGGGAGGATCTCATTCCTCTTCCATGGTGTTCTGTAGATAGGGTTTATGTTTCGTTTGGTGGCATCGGAGTGAGGAGGACGGTGCCGTGTCGAATAAATCTGCTTCGGCTTCTTCCGCTCCATGATGATAATCTTTATGACGTTGTCGAGAAGCCGGTAGCCTAATCTTCTTGCCGGCTATTGTTCTTTATGTTGTTCGTGGCTTCTGTCTCTTGCAGCGGTGCCATCAGCTAGGACAAGATGATGATCCAGAAGAGGGTTTTGTGGTCCGACGACGGCATTTTCAACGTTCTCCCCTGACTTCATCGGTGGGAAGCGATAGATCCGGGTCTAGGCCAACATGGGGAAGTTCCCCGACCGACATGCCACAACGACAAGTGCCTTGCTGCATGGAGCGGGTCTGTTCATCGGTTTTGAAAGCCATTTTGCTGATGATGTTGTCCTGGATGTTGAGATGTTGGGGGCTGCGTTTCTCTTCTAATGATCGCTTTGGCGACACCAGAGATCTTTTGGGAACCTTTTgtaaattttattttcttgggatCCTTGATGCATAATTTTTGAGACGTGCTTCTTCGTCCAATTTGTCTAGCAATCTCCATATGCGTTTGTATTGATTGTACTATGTATATTTAATATAATGTGCGGTTATAAAGAAAAACGTCATCTCAATTTGCCAAAAATCTGACGTTCGATTTATAGCAAAATCCTTGTTCATTTGGATACGAAAAATGTGCATTCCTCCCTCGCACAAATTAGGCGATCCCGGAGAGATCTAGAGGCGAGGGAAGACGAGGCAAAATCGAAGGGGAGGTCCCGAGCCTGAGGCGGACGGGCGGACGTCGCATCCTGCCCCTGGATCAGACATCCGACGCCTAGGATCCGCGCCTCCGTCGTGCATGCACCTCGCCGACTGATCTCGCCTACCGCGGCACACCACCCACCTACCCCCCGGCGGCGGCCGCGAGCCGCCTCTTCCCAGCGCAAGCGAACAGGCTTTGAACAGAAACCCCCACAcgaaagaaaaaagagagagaagtaCGCAGCCCGGGCCCCACACAGGCGAAgtcacaaaacaactccaaaagaGCAGATAAGCCCCTCTTCGTCCCGCGGCGCTTCGGCTTCGAAGGCAGGCAGCCAACCCCCCACCGCCGGCGGAGCCACCAACGCCACCATCCCATCCCATCCCGCCGCCACCCAtggcctccgccgcctccctcgccgtatCCCACCACGGCCTCCTCGGCGCGCCCGCCCGCTCGCagccccgcccgcccgcccgcctcgTCCGCCTCCCCCGCACCCGCCTCCGGGTCGCCGCcgtctcctcgtcctcctcgcccCCCTCGCGGTGCGACCGCGACCGCGACCGCGCCGCGGCCGGCCTCGAGCGGTGCCTGGCCGCGACCCCGGCGCCGGCCTCCGCCCCGCCGGAGATGAAGGGCGGGAGGCAGCGCGGCTCGTTCGGGGCCGCCACGCTCCAGAAGGCCAAGCTCGACCTCTCCCAGAAGAGGCTCAAAGGCGTCCAGCCCGAGGTGCGTTCGTCACGCCTTTGGTTAAGGTTCCTTGGTGTTACAGCTTGGACTTTATGATTTTATCCCTTGCGTGAAACGGAAGGCACTACTGAATTCCGGTGCTGGTGTTCGAACGAACACGTGGGTCGCGTCCTTTGAGATGTTGGAATTGGTAGTTTATCTCTCTGTGTGTGCGTCTTCGGCATACGTTTCGTCCATGATCTGTGGCTTGCTGCCCAAACGGAGCTAGTACGTATTGGGAGGCCAAGTACTACAGGTCTACAGTGGAAGCTTGCGAATGCTCGGATAAATCACATTCGTCCACTTCTCATTCAACAACTCACTTCCATAACGTCTCTGTGATTCCGTGGCACCGCAGGTCTATATAACTTGAGCCCCTATGGCGTGTTTTGGACAAGGGCGATGCATGAGTACACGTAGAACTAAGTACTTGGGGTAGGGTATACTTGGTTGCTAGTCCTAATTTAGGAAAGCCGTATTTTGGACCAAACCAGAGCATGGGGATTCTAATGGTATAAAGTGTTCATAAATAGTGCTAATATGTACGCGTTCATTGCACTAGTGCACATAAAGTGATTAAATTCTTTTGGTCGGTTTTGTTTTTGGGCCGTCAAAATGTTGATTGTAATTATTTTATATGTACTTAACTCCTTCTAATGCACAAATTTGGCTGCTCATCCTCACCCAAATTGTTAATATTCTAAAACATTCATATTACAGCAATATGTAAATTGGTGGGGATCTCTTTTATCTTCAAGCTGAACTTAAGAGGGCATTCGAGTGCAAAAAATTGGGTGTAGTTTAAGTTGTCCAGTGCCACACTTAGGTATTTTGGAGATTCCACTTTGAAGGCCCCTTCTGATTTGCAGGATTTTAAGAACATAGGAATAAGAAAAACACAGGGTTAGAGTGTCATGTCCTCTTGAATGATCTTATAGGATTAGAAAACTTAGGGAATTTGCATAAAAAAGTGTTTGACATCACAGGAAAAACTAATGAATTGTAacaagaggtttgagtggatggaaattttCCTCCAAAGTAGAATGCAAAGGAATCCATAGGAAGTTTCCCAAGGATTCTAATCCTGCGAATTAAGCAACCCACACAGGAAAATTTTTAAGGATCCAAACACTCCAAAAATCCTATGAAATTCCTTTGAACCAATTTGTCAGTTTCTTCCTGCGGATATGCTTTTGGATGTTCCACTTTGATATGTTAGTTTGTCTGTTAATATTTAATGTTTTCTTTGCGCGCTTGGTATTGTTTAGTATCTTATCTCTTAGGAAAGTATGTACAACTTCGTTCATTTACGATTTGTATCTTTACATAACACTATAGCtggcaactggtggtggtggtggacacAATGGGAAACGAATTGGCTATGGTGGTGGTAATagtggagatgatgatggtgatgatgatgattactTTGAAGACTCTGACGATGGAGATGAAGAAAGTGGATTTTTCAGAAGGCGTATTATTATACAAGAGGTCTAATTCTTACTGAGAAGCCCTCTGGTCTGTGCTCCTCGGGTATGATAACTGTTTCTaagctgatgcattttacatctccCATTTGTACAGCTTTTTAAGAGGGAGTTTGTTGATGCCGTTCTTCAAGAGTGGTACAAAACAATGAGTAATTTGCCGGCTGGTTTGCGTCAAGCTCACGAGATGGTATTGAACTATCTGCTTTCTCTTAAATGTAGTTTGAGCTTTGATCCTTAACTACTGAACGGTATCAACTGGAATTTGTAGGGTTTGGTCAGCTCTGCTCAGATGGTCCAATATTTGTCAACGTTTGGAAGGCCCACAAAGGCTAGATATTTCTCTCGAGCCTTTCCAGACTTTTTCTCAAGAGGCCTTGTTGGAAGGTACTATCTGAAAATTGTTGGTTTGGTGATATCTGTTCAACATATAAAATTCTCCTTTTGAATTATTGTCATCTTGTTGAACTTGAGATATTGGGCTTTGTCACATGGGATTGACTCCAACATATAAAACAGAACGCTCCATGTTGAATAGTTTTTGTCTGTCATCTCTCTCCATAATGATATTACTGGAAGTACTTGGATCAAAATTGTACTCGCAAGTTGTAACATCAGCAAAGACTGATCATATTCACGCGTAAAGAATAATCACATATCGTACTTTGTTCATTTATGATTTGTATCTTTACAAAACACTATAGCTGGCAGCTATATCTAAATCATATAATGATCAATGTTTGGACATAATCTATTTGTGAATGTTCTCCGTTGGAAGTCAACATATCAGAAATCAACACTGTTGATTTTTTTAGAACTCCCTCAAGTTGTACTAAAGCAGCGACATTTAGGAGGGAGAGTGTATTTTTGTTTAACAGTGTCTTGATTGTTAGAGCTTCCAGTTTGTCGAGTTGTGCAGGATCTGATACTCGTTTAATTGACAACATATTCTAACATTATGAGTCTAAACATTATATTCTGAGTTATATTACTTCGCTGATAAAATAGCGCCAGCATGCACTCTGATTAAGTTTATAATATTTGCATGTCCCTTGTGTGGATTTTGTGACTTAGCAATAATAAAATAACAATTGGCATCTCTTCCCTAATTGCAGAATGCTTGCAGATCCATCTTTCCTGCATAAGATGACCTTTGAGTTGCTAGCTACCGCTAGTACATCTGTTTGGTGGGAGATGAAAAATCGTAAGGAGAGGTATGTTGTGCTTTCTTTTACAGTTTAAACCTGAATTTTTGGCACCTATCTCATTGAATCCTACATTTCTTGGGTGCTAGGTTCCAAGAAGAATGGGATTTGGTGTTTCTCAATGTAGTTACTGCCACAGTTTGCAATTTAGCCGTTTTCTGTTCACTTGCGCCATGCCGTTCATATATGATCCAGAAACTTCCAAATAATATATTTGAAAAGAGCTATCCTATGAGACAGTTTGGTCTTCTAGGAAGAACCCAGTCCCTCTTTAGCAAGGCTGCTGAGCTTTGCCTAGGTGGGCTAATTATTGGCTCCATTCAAGGTGGTCTATCCAATGTCCTTTCTGCTGGAAGAGAAAGAAGGTGGGTTACTATGTGCATTTTATCTCCATGTTCACCAAATGCCCTGCTTTTCTTAAGTAATTATACAGTTCTGTCTGTACGTTTTTGGAGTTTAATTTTGAGCAATCTCGTTATGTGTAGGTTGTCGATGACTGTTCCTTCTATCAGCAACAATGCTCTTAGTTATGGAGCTTATTATGGCCTTTATGCAAATCTGCGGTATCAATTTTTATGTGGTCTTGATAGATCAATGGCGCACCATTTTGATGTCCTTGGTGTTACAATCTTTTTCGGCACAGCGATGAGGTATATCTCTACCAAATCATTTTGTCTGCAATTTCACCAAAAGTTTATGCTCAATATTGTTCATTATGTTTAGATACAGCTGCATGTTTACCTTATCTCCGACTTCTATTTTTCATTACATTATGAACCCAAGCTACTGACTTGAATTGAGTTAGATTTTGCCATGAGCATATCACAAATGGCATTTACAATATTAGCATTTGGAAGCTAATGTTATACTTGATGTGTCACCATGTAAGTTGATCAAAGGATTCTTGTTATAGAATTGTCGCACCTTGCAGTTTCTTCATGATAGCATGTTGCGAAGATCCATCGCATCTGAGAAACCAAGTGTCAATTCTGttatagttttttttttcttcGCCTTATTTTAGCATGGATACTCTCTGCTTGAACCCATATAAGCATATAAGTAAACTGCTCCTAAAAGTAGAACATTCCAAAATTAGCCACTCATTGCACATATATTTCAGATTGATGAATATTCAAATTGGGGAGCTATCGAGACATGCCTGGCTTGGTGAGGGAGCAGATCTGCTTAACTCGGATAATTTGTTGAGAACATACAATGGCCCAGCAGCAGAGCTTGCCATCGATCAACAGACAGGGTGGTTTATATCCAAGAATGCAATTGTATCTGGCCTAGAACTTCTAGGCATCAAGTATGGTGCACCTGAAGATGCCTCTCCAAAGCTTCGGCGAAAGAGAATTGTCCGAAAGAAGTAGGGTGGATGAGGAAAAATCTAACTATTCTTTAAGCAAACGGCGAGTTTGATGGTTTTGAACTTTTGATACCCATATGCTGGAACAGTTTTGCTTCAGTTCCACCATGCCTTGTGTTGCCTATCGAAGTAGGATGGATGAAGGAAAATTAGAACAGCTTCAGTTGCAATTTGGGGCCATGATGAAAGGCTTGCAATTTTTTACTCAAGAGGCGATTCATCCGGTTCGTTGAAGGTCCTTACCATTCTTCTGCGTTGTTTTGAGCAAAAGTGCACCTTCAAAGTTCTAACTGTAATTTCTAGATTATAGATACCGCCAGACTGCTAGTAGATATCAGAGAAGCTCGTATGTTACTATATATTCTCTTCATTCTTTTTTAATGGTGTTTTACTTTATGAGTTGTTTCTATGCATTTGCCGCTGGTCAGTTTTTCTCATGGAAGATCTATGAGCTGTTGAGTTGGGATCTATCGCTGAAGTTATGTTTCGAGATGAATACAAGTTTCTATGGCAGCGAAATTCTAAAATCTGATTTGATGAACttgtgttcggtctttataatggTTAGACAGTGTGCCCATTTCAGTTTTGGCGCTGTGGTGTTTTTCAAATGATGTTAGCTTACTCTTCTGTATTTGATGGCATTTTATGGATTTATTATGAATGTGCCTTCTCTCGGCTTCCGCTCTCTACTTATTTTCCGCCTGCCTCCCCCAAGCCATGCTGTAATGGGGGCTAGCAACGTATATGTGCTACCGCGGCCACCAGCTCAGGAGGTTAGGTTGACttcgttgtactccctccgttccaagatagatgacccaactttatactaaagttgagTAAGTTagtaactttgtactaaagttgagtAAGTTAGTACAAGGTTGAgtaagtacaaagttgagtcatctattttggaacggagggagtagacctTTTCCAGGTTAGAAATGATTTGCTATGTTATCAAGGCAAAAAGACAGACAAATCTCCTTTGTTCACTCGACATTTGCTAGATGAACAAATTTAGTTCTCATTGGCATGAAAGTAAATTTTCACTGGAAATTGGGTTTCCATATGAATTGTAGAGCGAAAGCACATGAACAAGAACAGGACATGAAAGCACAAGGTTTGACTTTTAAGGAAATGTTTAAACTCCACCATGTACCGGAGCAAAGAAAAATATTCATGCAGATAACTTCAATGCAAATCCTATAGTCCAATCTTTTCATAGGAAACTTTCCTGTAGATCTCTGATGCTATGAGATTCCTGCAAACATCCTTTGTTCCAAAAAGGCATTGGTTGGATTGCAAGGTAGGCACATTTGCCAATGCTATGCTGGTAATCCTTTCTCTAAGGTGAGGTACCAAAATGAGACGGACGATTTCATAATGTAGCAGGGGCAATGCCAAGTGCTAGAGAAATATAGGATGATTTATGAATTTTCCAAGGACCCGGACAATTTTGCAAGTGTCGTTGAATGCCAGCCATTTCTTTGTGCAAAATAGCGGTGTTTCTTTTATATTCAAAACCATTTAAAACTGGTGGTTACCACTCTTGGGAAACTTCTGTACAAGATTTATGTACGAGGCCGGTCGACTCTGAGCATGTGCTTACTCAGCTCACGAATTGTTTCTGGAGGAGGTTGGCGCAGAACTCTAAATCGAAGCGCCCTTCCGGAGGGTCGCCGATGCAATCGAACACGGCGTCCGCTATCACGAAGTCCTCATCTGCGGTGTACCTGTTCAACACAAGAAGATAAGGCCCACTTCTTTAGGCTCATGAACAAATTCAGTATGCATGCTTAGGTTTTCAGCTAAGTTCATACTCCTAGTGCTCCATTCCCATTTTCTGCGCTGGTGTTTCTAGTATTCCTTCTCAAATTTAAACCTCTACAATGTTAGAAGCATATGATTATGCTATTGAATATGCCTTCCATTTCAAGTACACAAAGGTGAGAAAATAAATGAAGGAAAAAACATGCCATGTATGTAGCATGCGCGTGACGgcaaaacaaatcaaaataaatTCTTATTTCTGAGGCCAGGTGATGCAGTAGGAATGGACTTATAGGTCAGATATACTGCAAAGCATTGTTCAGAAAGCTGACACATTTTTTCAGTCAAACCGGTGGCATTTGTGCGGAGCTAATAAATGACCGGGCCCAAGGCCAAAAGTATTTTGATCCCAATTTTATGCAGGACATGGACATTTTTGCTTTTTAGGAATATTCAGAGCATTAGATCTTGAGAAGATTCAGTGTTCTGTTATAAGAAACCCAGCCGGCCACTTTTCACCCGGTACTGCTCTGGTTTATTGGCTGGAAACTGTTTTCAAGATACCACTGCAGAAAGCCATATGCAAATGCAATATAAGATCTCTTGTTGAACAGTAGAAGTCAACAattattttctgtccaaaaagaACACCACCCTTCTTTATTATGAAATGCGTACCAACTATCATACAGAAGTACTTCACAGATAGAAAGTTATACCCGCTTTTTGTTACAATGCACTTCATACCAGCAGCTTTGGCCGCTGAAAGCCCTATGTTACTGTCTTCAACAACAACACAGCTGATATCCAAAGGAGAAATATCAGCAAAAATATTTTTAATATTACAGTAATAATTAGTACAAAAGAATTCATAtaattaaaaaatataaaaatgtaACAAGGTTGTAAATAAAGTAATATATAAGCTGGTGCAGCAATGTAAATACAGTCGAAATTTACTACAGTATGTTGACCAAAATGGAAAGCCAAATGTTAATGTCATAGCAGTCCGTCTTCTTACATTGCATCTACTGTTCCTTTAACAATCTATGACAGTTACGACAGAGTTTTTCATGTGAACTAATGCATAATAATATTAAATCAGACTAATTTCAGATACCCTATATACAGAAATCCCACGTTCAAAACAGGCAGATCATTCTTTGTTTGGAACAATACACTCAAAAGAAAAACAGTGTAAATAACCTAAAATATTGCTTTTGCAGTACCTAGATGGATCAACTTCCAATGTAGTTGCTGCTAGCAAGTAGATTGCCTGCGAAAGCCCAAAAAAGAAACACATTATCTGTGACATGTACAAAAATACAGGAATCAGTTTTTTTATCCAGAACTTATATGTCCAGACAGTTACTTCACTGTAAGCAAATGTAAATCTGAGTATAGAAAGCATGAATTGAATCAAGCTTAATATGCCAAGCCAAACAAAAATTATAGGAGGATCATTTTGAAAGGATTTATCTTTAAAAGAAGCAAATGTCCAAGATTCCATTAAAACAAGCAAGTTTCAAACAAGAAGCTTCTGAGTGCTTGAAAACTTAATAAATCATGGGCAGTCAGATATACAGCACCTGCAGCACTGATGACTAGTTCATCTCTCCTTTCCAATGTTCAGTTGTAGTGTGATGCTGTCTATGAAGACTATTGCTTTTTTTGTCCTAGAAATTTTAAGGAGGTACTCCCTCCAGTTCACACGGTCTTCAAGTCAAGACAATCTATACATATGATTTTCATGTTTTTaccactccctctgttccatattaAGTGCCGCTACTAAATCAGCGGCACTTAATATGGAAGGGAGGGAGTAAATATTTAAAACTATATTGACAGTAAAAGTTTAAAAGTTTGACGTAAGATATGTTCAAAACGTCACTTATTTGTGAACTGGAGGGAGTATGAACTATCTATGGAATGCTAATCATGGTACATCATTGCTGCAAATAAATATTATCGGGTTTCCAGGATCATTGTAGTGCACTAAGGCACATCTGCTACAAATAGGTTTGTTATAGTGGAAGGATGTCCAATGGATAATCCTTCAAATGCAATGGTGAGGTTAAGTAAATGTATGGGGCAATTAATGATATGGTATTATGTGGAAAAAGTAATTCACTGACAGTCCAAACTTTCCAAAGATTCTTGAAAGCTTCATGTAAACTTTGCAAAAAAACATTCAAACAAAAACCTAGAATATGTCAGATGAATTAGCATGTACCAAACTGTGAGATCAACTTAGGAATCGTTTGGCATCGCTGAGGCTTTTTAGGAGCACTTATTTGTTTCTATTTTCAGATGTGATCATCGGCTTAAAGTTTTTTTATCTGTCACAACAATATTACTAAACCATGAAAAAGGTTCCCCTGACAAAGTAGATTGAACTGTACAGCGCAACATCGAAACACAACTGCATACTACCCCTTACCGGATCAGGTTTTTTGCGAGGAACCACATCCCCAGCGAATATGGTAATCTTTTCTGCTCGGTCAGGCCCCAGTAAGCACGATACTATTGCTGAAACCTGCACTAAGTGGAGAGTGAAATATGTCAGATGCCCTgcatataaactcaaaatataaaTCAAATTTGAGGTGATTTAAATGGAGTGCAGCATAGTATAAAATGGGTTCTTCAGAGGAACTAATAGAACATTACCTTTTGAGTTCGAAAAAAAGAGAATTGCCTTTTACAAATATTGGAAGAAACATTTCTCCCATATGATGTAGTTTTTTTGTAATAATTCCTACCATGTCTCTCATATAAGCATTTGTGGTTGGGAAATTGTTACTTACAGCTTTCTCATTTGAAGTACTGCATACTGCAACTTTCACCCCTTTTCCTAGAGCTTCATCAATTAACCTGTAAAAGTTAAGAAGATaattagtgtagtgtcaaaaacactcttatattatgggacggagggagtaatttataAATTTTCGTCTCACAAAGTTACTCCAGCatttttaggttagttgatttaccATTCTACTGTTGGATTACATTGACACAtctttctatgcatttaatgtaggcTTCTTCAACGGTAAAACTTGTTAGTTATGTAAAACTTGTTTCACTCATTTCTTTAACCTTTTCAGATTACATATTAGAAACGTAATTACAATTAATAATACATATGGTTAATGCATTTTGTTCCCAGTATAGAACAGATTGGTTATGCCTATATTCATACAGCGGTAAAAATTCACTACCTATTATGTTGTTTACACGAAACATATATGATTTTTTAGTGACTATTTCGATTGTTGTAAGAAGCACTTCAAACTAGTGTAGTTGCAGCAGCCGTTTCTGGTGCACAAGTGCATTTGAACTGCATTTAAGTTACTGAAGTCATCAAATTGTTTGAAAACATGACCTTTGAACACCTGGACGGAGAGGAAGCAACTTCTTCTCAATTAGGGCCATAAACAATTCTGTTTTCCTCTTGTGAAGAGAAGCAACAAATTCCTTTCTTTCTTCGTCAGTCTTTGGCGCTTTAGCTGGCCACTCTGTCTTGTTGAAATATGCTGTCATCCTGTAAGGAATGTTCAAACTATTGTTACAGTTGAATTCAACAAAAATATTCAATTTAAATTTTCTAAAATGGATTAATTTGGTGTGAAAATCATGCTTCCAAGTGTAGGTCTTTTAGcatcaccagtttcaagaaaagttCTTAcatgttatttgcatattttacttTTGAAAACACCTATGCTTTAATATTTGGATACCATTCTGAACTTTATTTTTCAGCTCAGAAAATCAGCTGGAGATTCCCCATACAAAACATCAGCTTTAGACTATCCGATTAGATAACTGAACAGCTGTCTTCGCTTTTCATCCTTGACATGATGATATTGCTCTTGGAGATTGCCATGGAACTTCAGATCAGTCAAATGTTTCAATATATTAGGAATAAATGAGAGGTCATTGAGTGAATATAATCTGACACAATAATAAGGAAATTATGGATTACATACTCCTAAAACAGTAAATAGATTCATCGTGGTGAATTCGTTTTAGGAATTCACACAAAAAATGTTTGAAATTCTGAAGATGCAAATAGTGGTCAGGATTTTAGCAGGCCTTCGAAGAAAAATGTGGCAgtttgtcaaattcctcaaagcaACACAAACCAATGATGATAAGGGTAAAGAATCGACTGACCTTTCCTTCCCACCGCCTATCTTGAGCAATTCTCCGTACAGTTCAACATCCCAGCTCACACCTAATTCCCTCTGCAAATACGAAGAATTATGTTGACCGGGGAGCAACCGCATCAGGAAATCGGGATGGGTCGTAGGCCAGGCATCGGTGGAGTGGAAGGAAACCATACCTCGGCGAACGTCTCGTTGAAGGAAATGCGGTGGCCGTCCTTCTCGGTGTCCACGAGCACGCCGTCGCAGTCGAAGAGCAGGGCCGCCGGCAGGGCTGCAGCCGgcgctccgcccgcgcccgcggcgGACGCGCGAGCTGCCTCCGCTCGCAGCGTTCTCGCGGCGGATGAGCGGAGAGGAGAGGGCGACAGCATGCTCCCTCCTCCTGCCCGTCTTGGGAGGCACCGGGCGGCGATCCATGCGACGGGGCGGGCGCTTGAGAAGGTCCTCGCCGGGAGCGAcgtggaggcggtggcggtggcggccatGGCGTTCATTTTGCGCGGGAAACGATGTGGATAGCGCGCCCTGTGGTCGATGATCCCGGGTTGGGATTTGATGGCAAAGCCCACCACACAATTTGCCTCTTCGGCTATGCCCGTCCTTTTGCCTTGTGCCGTCGTTGCCCCTACTCGATACAGTCAGTCTTCTTGTGCTAGTTGAGAGGGACTGCCTCCGGACGATCGAGTAGATCGAATATTTCATGAAGTGACAATTTTTCATGGTTGTATGAAACGAGAAAGTCAATTTTTCATGAAGTGGCATTTTTCGAGGGCGCTCCATTATAGAAAACTTTGCACTGGCAGCCGAACTAGTGCAACAAGCCAGGAAAAGGAAAGCACCAATGATTGTACTGAAACTTGATTTCCAAAAAGCGTTTGACAGTGTTAGTTGGAATGCTCTCAAACAAATTCTTATAGCAAGAGGCTTTGGGAGCAGATGGACCAGATGGGTGGATGATATCCTGACAACTAGTTCCTCCAGAATTCTTGTTAATGGCGCTGCTGGTGAAAGGATCATTTCAAGGTGTGGGCTAAGGCAAGGGGATGCCCTGTCGCCATACCTTTTCATTTTGGTTGCGGATGTTTTACAGCAGTTGTGTAAGAAAGAGTACCAGGAGGGGAACCTTAAGCACCCACTTGGAGCCGACGGACCTTTTTCCAATCCTGCAATACGCGGACGATGCGCTGATCTTACTAAAAGGTGACGTCCAACAAGCGCATCATCAGGCAGATTCTGGATGCTTTCAGCAACTTCACTGGATTAAAGATCAACTATCACAAGAGTACTTTTGTTCCAATTGGCCTAGAACAACAAGTTTGTTAGAATATTGCTGATGTTCTGCAGTGCCAGATTGCAGCTTTCCCTTGCACATATTTGGGACTGCCACTTTCCCTGAACAAGATACAGCATGGTCTGTTGGTCCCTGTGATAGTGGACAAGCGCCTATCTGGTTGGCTCGTAACTTTTctatcctggggggggggggcgtctcACCTTGATTAATGCGGTCTTGGCAGCATGGGCTGTTTCTCATGGCCAAAACAATCT
Protein-coding regions in this window:
- the LOC123166175 gene encoding CBBY-like protein encodes the protein MNAMAATATASTSLPARTFSSARPVAWIAARCLPRRAGGGSMLSPSPLRSSAARTLRAEAARASAAGAGGAPAAALPAALLFDCDGVLVDTEKDGHRISFNETFAERELGVSWDVELYGELLKIGGGKERMTAYFNKTEWPAKAPKTDEERKEFVASLHKRKTELFMALIEKKLLPLRPGVQRLIDEALGKGVKVAVCSTSNEKAVSAIVSCLLGPDRAEKITIFAGDVVPRKKPDPAIYLLAATTLEVDPSSCVVVEDSNIGLSAAKAAGMKCIVTKSGYTADEDFVIADAVFDCIGDPPEGRFDLEFCANLLQKQFVS
- the LOC123166716 gene encoding protein RETICULATA-RELATED 1, chloroplastic — encoded protein: MASAASLAVSHHGLLGAPARSQPRPPARLVRLPRTRLRVAAVSSSSSPPSRCDRDRDRAAAGLERCLAATPAPASAPPEMKGGRQRGSFGAATLQKAKLDLSQKRLKGVQPELATGGGGGHNGKRIGYGGGNSGDDDGDDDDYFEDSDDGDEESGFFRRRIIIQELFKREFVDAVLQEWYKTMSNLPAGLRQAHEMGLVSSAQMVQYLSTFGRPTKARYFSRAFPDFFSRGLVGRMLADPSFLHKMTFELLATASTSVWWEMKNRKERFQEEWDLVFLNVVTATVCNLAVFCSLAPCRSYMIQKLPNNIFEKSYPMRQFGLLGRTQSLFSKAAELCLGGLIIGSIQGGLSNVLSAGRERRLSMTVPSISNNALSYGAYYGLYANLRYQFLCGLDRSMAHHFDVLGVTIFFGTAMRLMNIQIGELSRHAWLGEGADLLNSDNLLRTYNGPAAELAIDQQTGWFISKNAIVSGLELLGIKYGAPEDASPKLRRKRIVRKK